One segment of Solanum lycopersicum chromosome 1, SLM_r2.1 DNA contains the following:
- the LOC101249683 gene encoding 2-hydroxyisoflavanone dehydratase-like → MAEIEHDLSPLIRVYRDGRIERMMGEGFVPPESDPETGVQIKDIEIDPQINLSARLYLPKNVDPVQKIPLFVYFHGGAFVIESASSPTYHKHLSMVAAEAKVIIVSINYRLAPEYPLPIAYEDSWIALKWIASHANGDGDEPWLKDHANFNRVYFGGDSAGGNIAHHMAIRVGLEKLEGVKLDGIFLACPYFWGKDLIDGEGENLFVKDFIDKLWLFANPNGSGLDDPMINPEKDPKLCSLGCEKVVVYVAGKDALRLRGLYYKEALEKSGWPGTVEVVEVKDEEHVFHLFAPEAENAMAMLKKLVSFLNQS, encoded by the coding sequence ATGGCGGAAATAGAACATGACCTTTCCCCACTGATTAGAGTTTACAGAGATGGTCGAATCGAGAGGATGATGGGTGAAGGTTTTGTCCCACCTGAATCGGATCCTGAAACCGGAGTACAGATCAAAGACATTGAAATTGATCCACAAATTAACCTATCAGCGAGACTTTACCTGCCCAAAAATGTCGACCCGGTTCAGAAAATCCCCCTTTTCGTCTACTTTCACGGCGGCGCTTTTGTAATCGAATCTGCTTCTTCACCTACCTATCACAAGCATCTAAGCATGGTAGCAGCTGAAGCAAAAGTCATCATTGTCTCTATTAACTACAGGTTAGCTCCTGAGTACCCGTTGCCCATAGCATATGAAGATTCATGGATAGCTCTCAAATGGATCGCTTCACATGCtaatggtgatggtgatgaacCATGGCTAAAAGACCATGCCAATTTCAATCGCGTCTATTTTGGGGGAGATAGTGCGGGTGGTAACATCGCACACCATATGGCCATTCGGGTCGGGTTGGAAAAGTTGGAGGGTGTGAAACTTGATGGGATTTTCCTTGCCTGTCCATATTTCTGGGGGAAGGATCTGATTGACGGTGAGGGAGAAAACTTGTTTGTCAAGGATTTTATTGATAAGCTATGGCTGTTTGCGAATCCCAACGGCTCGGGATTAGATGACCCAATGATTAACCCGGAAAAGGATCCGAAATTGTGTAGCTTAGGGTGTGAGAAAGTAGTTGTGTATGTGGCCGGAAAAGATGCATTGAGACTCAGGGGATTATACTATAAGGAGGCGTTGGAGAAGAGTGGGTGGCCGGGGACGGTGGAAGTTGTGGAAGTTAAAGATGAGGAACATGTTTTTCACCTGTTTGCTCCTGAAGCTGAAAATGCCATGGCCATGTTGAAAAAATTGGTCTCTTTCCTTAATCAGTCTTAG
- the LOC101249123 gene encoding 2-hydroxyisoflavanone dehydratase-like — MAEIVHDFFPLMRVYKDGRIERLAGEGFVPPESDPETGLQIKDIEIDPQINLSARLYLPKNVQKIPLFVYFHGGGFVIESASSPSYHKHLSTVAAEAKVVIVSVNYRLAPEYPLPIAYEDSWLALKWIASHANGDGHEPWLKEHADFSRVYFGGDSAGGNIAHHIAIRVGLEKLDGVKLEGIFLACPFFWGKDPIDGEGENLGAKDFVEKLWLFAYPNSLGLDDPLINPEKDPNLSSLGCDKVVVYVAGKDPLRFRGFYYKEALEKSGWPGTVEVVEVKDEEHVFHLFATETENAMSMMKKLVSFLNQS; from the coding sequence ATGGCGGAAATAGTACATGACTTTTTCCCATTGATGAGAGTTTACAAAGACGGTCGAATAGAAAGGCTGGCGGGCGAAGGTTTTGTCCCACCTGAATCTGATCCTGAAACTGGACTACAAATCAAAGACATTGAAATTGATCCACAAATTAACCTATCAGCAAGACTCTACCTGCCCAAAAATGTTCAGAAAATTCCCCTTTTCGTCTACTTTCATGGCGGTGGCTTTGTGATCGAATCTGCTTCTTCACCTTCCTATCACAAGCATCTAAGCACAGTAGCAGCTGAAGCAAAAGTCGTTATCGTTTCTGTTAACTACAGGTTAGCTCCTGAGTACCCGTTACCCATAGCTTATGAAGATTCATGGTTAGCTCTCAAATGGATCGCTTCACATGCTAATGGTGATGGCCATGAGCCATGGCTAAAAGAACATGCCGATTTCAGTCGGGTTTATTTTGGGGGAGATAGCGCGGGTGGTAACATCGCACACCATATAGCGATTCGGGTCGGGTTGGAAAAGTTGGATGGTGTGAAACTTGAAGGGATTTTCCTTGCCTGTCCATTTTTCTGGGGGAAGGATCCGATTGACGGTGAGGGGGAAAACTTGGGTGCCAAGGATTTCGTTGAGAAGCTATGGTTGTTTGCGTATCCGAATAGCTTGGGATTAGATGACCCGTTGATTAACCCGGAAAAGGATCCGAATTTGTCTAGCTTAGGATGTGATAAAGTAGTTGTATATGTGGCCGGAAAAGACCCTTTGAGATTCAGGGGATTTTACTATAAGGAGGCGCTGGAGAAGAGTGGTTGGCCGGGGACGGTGGAGGTTGTGGAAGTTAAAGATGAAGAGCATGTATTTCACCTGTTTGCTACAGAAACTGAAAATGCCATGAGCATGATGAAAAAATTGGTCTCTTTCCTTAATCAGTCCTAG
- the LOC101263857 gene encoding 2-hydroxyisoflavanone dehydratase-like, whose translation MALNFTHLHFPLLFLIILCISSTFAVKPKNFYPFFKVDADGIIHRYQHIKLVPPSNNPKTGVQSKDVTILPQKNVSARLYLPKISRKNQKFPLLFYIHGGGFCTQSAFSSIYDSYLHKLTSEANVIIVSIDYRLAPEHLIPACYDDSWAVLNWAAQGTEPWLKIHANFSRVFLAGDSAGANIAHNLMVRASEENHFVASLVGMALIDPYFGNGKPDSLWTYLCPKSNGINDRRFNPAAHMSVLSELKCSKILVCTAGKDFLRDRAWTYYETLKNSGWKGELRMKEIEGEGHVFHLFNQTSEKAKVLMKSIVHFLA comes from the coding sequence atgGCACTAAATTTCACTCATCTTCATTTTCCTTTATTATTTCTGATAATTCTATGTATATCTTCAACCTTTGCTGTAAAACCTAAGAATTTTTATCCATTTTTCAAAGTTGATGCTGATGGAATTATTCACAGGTATCAACACATCAAGTTAGTCCCTCCATCAAACAATCCCAAAACCGGGGTTCAATCCAAAGACGTCACAATTTTGCCCCAAAAAAACGTATCAGCGCGACTATACCTTCCTAAAATCAGTAGAAAAAACCAAAAATTTCCTCTGCTTTTTTACATCCACGGAGGCGGCTTCTGTACTCAATCAGCATTTTCTTCCATATACGACAGTTACCTCCACAAGCTAACGTCTGAGGCTAATGTAATCATCGTATCAATCGATTACAGATTAGCCCCAGAGCATCTAATCCCTGCTTGTTATGATGATTCATGGGCTGTCTTGAATTGGGCTGCACAAGGAACAGAGCCCTGGCTTAAAATACACGCCAATTTTTCGCGTGTTTTCTTAGCTGGCGATAGTGCTGGTGCTAATATTGCACACAACTTAATGGTTCGGGCAAGTGAGGAAAATCATTTTGTCGCGTCATTAGTAGGAATGGCACTGATTGATCCTTATTTCGGTAATGGTAAGCCTGATTCACTATGGACGTATTTATGTCCGAAAAGTAATGGGATTAATGATCGGAGATTCAATCCGGCAGCTCATATGAGTGTGCTGTCGGAGTTGAAATGCTCAAAGATTTTAGTTTGTACTGCTGGCAAAGATTTTTTGAGAGACAGGGCATGGACTTATTATGAGACTTTGAAGAATAGTGGGTGGAAAGGTGAATTGAGGATGAAGGAGATAGAAGGGGAGGGACATGTCTTCCATTTATTTAATCAAACTTCTGAGAAAGCTAAGGTCTTGATGAAATCCATAGTCCACTTCTTAGCCTAA
- the LOC101249404 gene encoding 2-hydroxyisoflavanone dehydratase-like, whose protein sequence is MAEIEHDFFPLMRVHKDGRIERLAGEVFVPPESDPETGVQIKDVQIDPQINLSARLYLPKNVDPVQKIPLFVYFHGGGFVIESAFSPTYHKYLSLVAAKTKVAIISVNYRLAPEYPLPIAYEDSWLALKWVTSHANGDGREPWLKDNADFNRVYLGGDSAGGNIAHHIAIRVGLEKLDRVKIDGIFLACPSFWGKDPIDGEGEIVGAKDFVEKLWLFANPNSSGLDDPLINPEKDPNLSRLGCDKVVVYVAGKDLLRFRGLYYKEVLEKSGWPGTVEVVEVKDEEHVFHLTATETENAMAMMKKLVSFLNQS, encoded by the coding sequence ATGGCGGAAATAGAACATGATTTTTTCCCATTGATGAGAGTTCACAAAGATGGTCGAATAGAGAGGCTGGCGGGCGAAGTTTTTGTCCCACCTGAATCTGATCCTGAAACCGGAGTACAAATCAAAGACGTTCAAATTGATCCACAAATTAACCTATCAGCAAGACTTTACCTGCCCAAAAATGTAGACCCGGTTCAGAAAATTCCCCTTTTCGTCTACTTTCACGGCGGTGGCTTTGTTATCGAATCTGCTTTTTCACCTACCTATCACAAATATCTAAGCCTGGTAGCAGCTAAAACAAAAGTCGCCATCATCTCAGTTAACTATAGGTTAGCTCCTGAGTACCCGTTACCCATAGCTTATGAAGATTCATGGCTAGCTCTCAAATGGGTCACTTCACATGCCAATGGTGATGGTCGTGAACCATGGTTAAAAGACAATGCCGATTTCAATCGTGTCTATTTGGGCGGAGATAGCGCGGGTGGTAACATCGCACACCATATAGCCATTCGGGTCGGGTTGGAAAAGTTGGATAGAGTGAAAATTGATGGGATTTTCCTTGCCTGTCCATCTTTCTGGGGGAAGGATCCGATTGACGGTGAGGGGGAAATCGTGGGTGCCAAGGATTTCGTTGAGAAGCTATGGTTGTTTGCGAATCCGAATAGCTCGGGATTAGATGACCCGTTGATTAACCCGGAAAAGGATCCGAATCTGTCTAGATTAGGATGTGATAAAGTAGTTGTATATGTGGCCGGAAAAGATCTCTTGAGATTCAGGGGATTATACTATAAGGAGGTGTTGGAGAAGAGTGGGTGGCCGGGGACGGTGGAGGTTGTGGAAGTTAAAGATGAAGAACATGTATTTCACCTGACTGCTACAGAAACTGAAAATGCCATGGCCATGATGAAAAAATTGGTCTCTTTCCTTAATCAGTCATAG
- the LOC101249964 gene encoding 2-hydroxyisoflavanone dehydratase, whose product MAEIVYDFFPFMRVYKDGRIERLMGEGFVPPESDPETGVQIKDVQIDPQINLSARLYLPKHVDTVEKIPLFVYFHGGGFLIESAYSPSYHKHISKVAAEAKVVIVSVNYRLAPEYLLPIAYEDSWLALKWVASHANGDDGHEPWLKDHADFNRLFLGGDSAGGNIAHHIAIRVGLEKLDGMKLKGIFLACPFFWGKDPIDGEGEKLVVIEKLWLFVNPNSSGLDDPLINPVKDPNLSSLGCDKVVVYVAGKDVLRFRGLYYKEVLEKSGWPGTVEVVEVKDEAHVFYLSATETENAMAMMKKLASFLNQS is encoded by the coding sequence ATGGCGGAAATAGTATATGATTTTTTCCCATTTATGAGAGTTTACAAAGACGGTCGAATCGAAAGGCTGATGGGCGAAGGTTTTGTCCCACCAGAATCAGATCCTGAAACCGGAGTACAAATCAAAGACGTTCAAATTGATCCACAAATTAACCTATCAGCAAGACTTTACCTGCCCAAACATGTGGACACTGTTGAGAAAATTcctctttttgtctactttcaCGGCGGTGGTTTTCTGATCGAATCTGCTTATTCACCTTCATATCACAAGCATATAAGCAAAGTAGCAGCTGAAGCAAAAGTAGTTATTGTTTCTGTTAACTACAGGTTAGCTCCTGAGTACCTTTTACCCATAGCTTATGAAGATTCCTGGCTAGCTCTCAAATGGGTCGCTTCACAtgccaatggtgatgatggtcaTGAGCCATGGCTAAAAGACCATGCCGATTTCAATCGCCTCTTTTTGGGGGGAGATAGTGCGGGTGGTAACATTGCACACCATATAGCCATTCGGGTGGGGTTGGAAAAGTTGGATGGAATGAAACTTAAAGGGATTTTCCTTGCCTGTCCATTTTTCTGGGGGAAGGATCCTATTGACGGTGAGGGAGAAAAATTAGTTGTCATTGAGAAGCTATGGTTGTTCGTGAATCCGAATAGCTCGGGATTAGATGACCCGTTGATTAACCCGGTAAAGGATCCGAATTTGTCTAGCTTAGGATGTGATAAAGTAGTTGTGTATGTGGCCGGAAAAGATGTGTTGAGATTCAGGGGACTTTACTATAAGGAGGTGTTGGAGAAGAGTGGGTGGCCGGGGACGGTGGAGGTTGTGGAGGTTAAAGATGAGGCACATGTGTTTTACCTGTCTGCTACAGAAACTGAAAATGCCATGGCCATGATGAAAAAATTGGCCTCTTTCCTTAATCAGTCCTAG
- the LOC101248819 gene encoding 2-hydroxyisoflavanone dehydratase: MDSKEIEYHVPMFFKVYKDGSIEKYRKHDYAPPSDNPITGVRSKDIVVVPENNVTVRLYLPKITQNNDQKFPLLVYFHGGAFVIESAFSTYYHSYLHSLAAETNVLIVSVEYRLAPEHKIPACYDDSWAAMKWVSQQANSEQGTEPWLKNHADFSRVFLSGDSAGANIAHNMMMQASVDEDKLGDGLKLVGMALVHPYFGNNEPDRIWSYCCPENPNTDDPRFNPAAHPSLLSKLVCSKILICTGGADFIRDRGWTYYESLKKCGWKGEVQLKETEGEEHVFHLVNPTCERAKALMKWLADFFQQSS, encoded by the exons ATGGATTCAAAGGAAATTGAATATCATGTCCCAATGTTTTTTAAGGTCTACAAAGATGGCAGTATCGAAAAGTATCGAAAACATGATTATGCCCCTCCTTCCGATAATCCAATCACCGGTGTTCGATCCAAAGATATAGTTGTCGTACCGGAGAACAATGTAACGGTACGCCTTTACCTTCCTAAAATCACCCAAAATAATGATCAGAAATTTCCACTCCTTGTGTATTTCCATGGGGGAGCGTTTGTGATTGAATCAGCGTTTTCTACTTACTATCATAGTTATCTCCACTCTCTAGCTGCTGAAACTAATGTACTTATCGTATCCGTCGAGTACCGATTAGCCCCTGAACACAAAATCCCTGCTTGTTATGATGATTCCTGGGCTGCCATGAAATGGGTCTCTCAGCAGGCCAATAGCGAACAGGGAACTGAACCATGGCTGAAAAATCATGCGGACTTCTCCCGAGTTTTCTTGTCAG GTGATAGTGCTGGAGCCAATATTGCTCACAACATGATGATGCAAGCAAGTGTAGATGAAGATAAACTTGGAGATGGCTTAAAACTTGTTGGAATGGCATTAGTTCATCCCTATTTTGGGAACAATGAGCCAGATAGAATTTGGTCCTATTGTTGCCCAGAAAATCCTAACACTGATGACCCAAGATTCAATCCAGCAGCACATCCAAGTTTGCTATCGAAGCTTGTTTGTTCCAAGATTCTGATATGCACAGGGGGAGCGGATTTTATAAGGGACAGAGGGTGGACATACTATGAGTCCCTGAAGAAATGTGGATGGAAAGGTGAAGTACAACTTAAGGAAACAGAAGGGGAAGAACATGTTTTCCATTTGGTTAACCCAACTTGTGAGAGAGCTAAGGCCTTGATGAAATGGCTAGCTGATTTCTTTCAACAGTCGAGCTGA
- the LOC101248522 gene encoding probable carboxylesterase 13: MASNANEVAVDMTPFFVLYKNGTINRLRPADNAPLSNDPQAPVRSKDVVVHPETGVSVRMFLPKITDPKQKIPVVIYIHGGAFCMGSARSSTFHNFISSVVEKANCIAVSVEYRLAPENPFDTTYDDSWAAFQWVISHANGKGPDSWLNDHADFAKLFVGGESAGANIANDVVVRAGVTNLDSNIKILGLYLVHPYFGIENDKLYKALNPTRNGGCFEDPRVNPLIDPRLKSMACKKTLFFVAEKDPLKEGAMNYYEGLKKSEWNGEIEVMETKGEGHCFHFFNPKSEKADELVNKLVDFLKQH, from the coding sequence ATGGCTTCCAACGCTAACGAAGTAGCAGTTGATATGACCCCTTTTTTCGTCCTCTACAAAAATGGCACCATCAATCGACTCCGTCCAGCAGACAATGCTCCGCTTTCGAACGATCCACAAGCTCCTGTCCGATCCAAAGATGTCGTAGTTCACCCGGAAACAGGGGTTTCCGTACGTATGTTTCTTCCCAAAATTACCGACCCCAAACAGAAAATCCCCGTCGTAATTTACATTCACGGTGGGGCTTTCTGTATGGGATCAGCTCGTTCCTCCACATTCCATAATTTCATCAGCTCTGTAGTCGAAAAGGCCAATTGCATCGCTGTTTCAGTCGAATATAGACTTGCCCCGGAAAACCCTTTTGATACTACCTACGATGATTCGTGGGCAGCATTTCAATGGGTAATTTCACATGCTAATGGAAAAGGTCCAGATTCATGGCTAAATGATCACGCTGATTTCGCTAAACTGTTTGTTGGTGGAGAAAGTGCTGGAGCAAATATTGCTAACGACGTTGTTGTTAGAGCAGGGGTAACTAATCTCGATTCGAATATCAAAATTTTGGGGCTTTATTTGGTTCATCCGTATTTCGGAATCGAAAACGATAAACTGTACAAGGCTTTGAATCCGACAAGAAATGGTGGATGCTTCGAAGATCCGAGGGTAAATCCATTGATAGATCCAAGGTTGAAATCAATGGCGTGTAAGAAAACTCTGTTTTTCGTGGCGGAGAAAGATCCTCTGAAAGAAGGGGCAATGAATTATTATGAGGGGTTGAAGAAGAGTGAGTGGAATGGAGAAATTGAGGTAATGGAGACGAAAGGAGAAGGCCATTGCTTTCATTTCTTTAATCCTAAATCGGAAAAAGCTGATGAACTTGTGAACAAGCTAGTTGATTTCTTGAAGCAACATTAG